ATAAGAAAGGACAACCCGAAATTACGGCAAAAGGGGAAATTATTTGGGTGTGTGCACGCGTCGGTGCGCATAAGTCGCATCCGTTACCGGAAGATCTGGTGCAGTTGTTGAAGCAGAACGCCAACGGCTAATGTTTGCCGATAGCGCCGTTATGTCAACCGAGCATTAAACATGTTTACCCGCCGAAAAGTATTTGTAGCCGGTACAGCGCTGGCAACGATTCTATTTTCAGGGGGCTCGGTGCGCGGCTCGGCGTTGTCTTTGCGCAATCAGCGTCGCGGCGGCTACACCGTTTCCGAAAGATTGACGCAGTACGGTCCGATCGTCGAATCACGTCTCCGTCGTGCCTTTGAAAGCGCCGGGCTTTCGTATCCACCGCACGAGCTTGCCTACATCGCCTTCAAAGACTCACGCCGTTTCGAGGTCTACGGTCGTATGTCGCCGGTACAGCGGTGGCGCTTCGTTAAGGCGTATCCGATCCGCGCCGCGAGCGGCAAGCTGGGACCGAAACTTGCCGAAGGCGATAACCAAGTGCCCGAAGGGAGTTATCGCGCGGCTTATCTCAATCCCAATAGTCAGTTTCATTTGTCGATCCGTGTGAACTATCCGAACGAATACGATCGGCACGTGGCGAAAGCTGACGGTCGCACCAGGCTCGGCGGCGACATCATGATCCACGGCAACGCCGTGTCGATCGGGTGTCTCGCGGTCGGCGATCAAGCGGCTGAAGATTTATTTGTTCTGGCCGCGCTCGCGTCGCCGGAGCGGGTGCGCGTGATTATCAGCCCTACCGATTTTCGGCTGGCGTCGGCGTCAGTGCCTGTTGCCGGGCCGCCGTGGATCGGTGATCTGTATGTGGCGATCCGCGCCGAGCTGCAGCAGTTTCAAAGAAAGCCATAATCGACGGCGGTTACGCTAACGGGTCGTTCAACGCTCGATTTCGTACAACACGTCCCCGCCCGACACCGTCCCCGATTGCGCTTCTAGCGACCAATTCGAATTGAGCTTGTAGCGGATACGAAAGATGTTCGCTTGGCCGAACAAACCGATACTGTAGTTAATGTACAGCCGCGGTGACAGACGCTTGCCGAGGACGAGCGCCGCTTCTTCCGAGGTATTGCTCGATTCGACGTCGACTTCGTCGATGCCGAAGCGCTCGCCGAGCCACTGAGCGACGCGTGCGCCGCCGGAAAGTTTAAGAGCACGAGTGGCGGCGGCGATGGCGCGACCTTCGCCGGCGTCGGCGCCGGTCGCGGGCTTACCGAACAGTAGATAGGAGAGCGTGTCTGTTTGGCTCATCGACGGATCGGAGAATAGTTTTAGTTCCGGTGTTTGCAACGTGCCTTGCACTTCGACGCCGACGGTTATCGTATTCGTATCGTCGATGACGCGCACGGCGCGCGCGTCGATGCCGGGATTGTCCACCGGGCCGACAAAGAGCAGGCGGCCGCGTTCAAGATCGAGCTTCTCGCCGAACGCCTCGTACTTGCCTTCAGTGACGCGCAACTCACCGCGAGCGGTGGTTAGCTGGCCCGGCGCGTCGATGGCGACCACGCTGCCGGTGATCATGGCATGTAGGCCAAAACCATCGAAGCTTACTTTGTCGCCGAGCGTTACGTGTACTTCGGCAGTGACTGGCAGCGGATCACGTGCCGGCACTTGTGCTTGCACCTGTGTCGGCGCGTTGACGATGACGACATCATGCGAAACGGTAACGGCGTCTTCGCTTTTTTTGCCACTTAGCGTGAAGCGGGCCTCGGGAATATGAACGTCGCCGGTTGCTTTGACGGCGTTTGGTGTAAGGACGAAGCGCAGATCGGGCGATACGTATACCTTTGCTTCCGGCAGGTCGGCGGTGAGGAAGCGGGCGCCGGCAATGCGCAGATCGGTTTGCCAATCGAGGCCGCTCTTCAGCGTTATCAGTCCGGAGAGACCGAGCGTACCGCCGCCCGATGAAGCGTGGCCGTTCAGCTGAATGTTGCCATTAGCCAACGGGGTCGCCGTGAGTTGCGTGTCGTCGACGTGAATACCGATCGTTGGCAGGCGCGCGCTCGCGTCAGCCAGCGTCGCTTGGCCACGCACGCGGGGTCGCGCGAGCGTGCCTAGCAGCGTTAGGTCGGCGTGCAAATTTCCGTGCAGGTCTTCGAGTTCGGGGAACAGCGCGGCGAACGGCGCCAACGTGCGTAATGCCAACGAAAATTTTCCTTCAACCGGTTGATCGCCGCCGTCGATGCTGAATTTTGGTAGCGCGACCGATGCCGAGCCGCCGTCGCCGTTAGCCAGCGCGAACTCGGCGTTGGTACGTAGGCCGTTGTCGTTGATCGTTAGATCCAAGTGCGCACGTTCGTACGCCAACGTTGCGCCGGCGGCGAGGTAGGTGACGCTGCCGGGTCCGAAATCGAAGCGTGCGTCGGTTTTAATCCGATCGTTGGCATCGATTCGCGCTTGCGCCCGGCCGCTGGCGCTGCCGGCCAAGCCGATCGGTGTGCGCATGAGTGGGTTGAACAGCGCCAACGGCATGCGTTCGGCGATGAGTCCGAGTTCAGTACCGGTGTCGTTGCGATCGACGTGCGTACATACGCGCGCTGCCGCTAGTTGCCAGCAGCTTTCGTCGAGCTTGATGCGTTCAGCGCTCAGCAGCAGTGGGGCGCGGTTGACCAGCTTCCAGTCCTCGGTGCCGATGTGCAACGTACTGTCGCTAAGCGCACCGTTCCATACCGTATCGGCGTAGCGGCCGTTGAGTTGCGCGTTCAGCGTTACCTCGGCGGCATGCGCGCTGATGGTCAGGGTATGTTGCGTCAGTTTTCCATCGCCGTCGACGGATAGGCGATCGACATCGCGGCCGGCGACGGACAAGCCGGTCGCGTTTAGCTTCAGGTACGAGCGCACGCGATCGGAAAGGTCGATGGCCGTATCGATGTCGATCTTTTCGGTCCGCGTCTGACCGTAGGCAAGCCCACTGCCGTTGAGCTTTGCCTCTATATAAGGAGTGGCGCGGGTGCCACCGACGTGGCCATTACCGTCGAGGCGGCCGCTGGCGCGGGGTAACGCAGCGCCGAGCTCGGGGGCGTGCACACGCCAGGCGAGATCCCAGTTATTGCCGATGCTGCCGTTGACGTCGACGGTCGCATCACCGGACTTAAGCTTGAGCGCCACGTCGGGATAACGGTCGTCGCGGCGGGTGACGCGCGCCTCGCCGGTTACCGGGCGATTACGCAGAGTGCCGCGTAGTTGCTGGACCGTGCCGCGTATTTCGTCGTGATCGCCGGCGAGTTGTGCAGTCAATGCCAGCATGCCGGGCCATTCCGGCCAGGTGACAGCGGGATTGAGCGACTGGCCTTGCAGCTGCGCACTCCATTGCAGTTGCGGCGACCAGGCGAGCTGCGCCGTGCCATTCACGCTACCGCCGAGAATGTCGACGGCAACGGCATCGAAGCCGATGTGCGCGCGATCACCGCTACCGGTCGCCTGCCAGTGGGCGTCGGGCAATTGCGCGCCGTTGGTTTTAGCGTTGAGCGAGAGGCGGTAGTTGGCGAGTGTGCCGCTGATATCGAGCCGACCGTCCGGGCTGGAAATGACCGGCGCGTCGGTCAGTGGCCAGCTCAGCTGGTGCCACTGTAGATGCGCGTCGAGCGCTTGCTTCGGCAACTGCCAGCGTCCTTGTGCCGTCACCGTCGTCTTCGTGCTCGGTAATTGCAGCGCTAACTCGTCGACGATGATTTCTTGCGTCATCGCGCCGTGCAGGCGAAAGCGCCCGCGGGTTTCCGGAAGATCGGCCGGACGCGCCTGCAGCGTGCCGTCGGCCTTGAAGTTATCGCGGTCGCCGCTGGCCGCGAGCGTTAAACCTAAGGTGGCGGTCATTCCGTCCGGTTGTAATCGTTGCCAATCGAACGCCGGAACTTTGGCTTCTGCCTGCCAACGTAGCGCCGTCAGCGCGTCCTTGAGCTTGAGATGCACGTCGGCGGCGATCGGCTGCGTCAGTTGTTGCGTCAACGACAGATCGGCCAGACGACCTGTGATGTCGCCATGGCCGGCGAGGGGCGGGTGCCCATCGAGATTGACGCGCCAATCGACCGTCAAGCGTTCGTTGTCGGCGGCGAGACCGAGCGTTCCTTGTGCGCTCACGGCGAACATGTCGGCATCAACCGTTAAGTGATCGATGCGCATACGGGTGTTGTTGATGTGCGTCGCCAGCGCTATCGATTGGAGGCGATAGACCGCATCGCCGCGTCGTACTTCAATGTCGCGCAACGTCGCATTTTGCAAACGCACGCTGACAGGTAACGACAGTGACGGCGGCGCGGACGATTTGTCGGCGGTCGGCGCGAGCGAAATGCGCACGCCGTTTACGGTGAGCTCGCCCAGCTGCACGCGGCCGACGAGCAATGCCAACGGCGACCAATTGAGCGTGGCATGTTCGACCTCGACATTGACGGAGGTGTCGCGATAGTGCAAACCGTCGATGGTCAGCGGGCCCGCGAGCCGGCCTGCGAGCGCGCGCAGCTCGAGCGTGCCGGGCAAGCGAGTACGCAATGTGGCGTAGGTCCATTGCAAGCCACTCTCGGTCATCAGCAGCCAGATTGCTGCGCCGAGCACTCCGAGCAAGCCGGCGACAATAGCGCCGAGCATGAGCCATACCGCTTTGCGCTTCATAAATCGGGCCCGAGATAAATATGTAGGCGCAATGGCTTGTCCGGTTCGCTGATGGCCGACGCTACATCGACGCGGATTTGGCCGATCGGCGAGCGCCAACGCACGCCGATGCCGGCGCCTTTGTCGAGCGGATCGGAAAAATTGTTGACGGCGTTGCCGACATCGTAGAACACGGCGGCAGCCCACTTACCGGTTATGTGTTGCTCGTATTCGACGCTGCCGACGAGCAGGTTGCGGCCGCCGACTACGTTGCCGTTATCATCGGTCGGACCACGACTGTTGTAGGCGTAGCCGCGTACGCTAACGTCGCCGCCGCTGAAGAAACGCAGCGATGCCGGCAGCTCGTGGGTGGCGGCGAGGCGTGTGTGGCCGACGTCGCCGCGGACGATGAAACGGCTGGAATCGCCGACCGGGCGGATGATCTTGGCGCCTAGGCGCGATTGCAGCAGGCTGATATCCGACACGAAGTGACTCGAGGCGCCGCGCAGATCGAGTGTGGCGCGCGCGCCGCGGCGGGTGAAGACGCGTTCGTCGCCCCAGAAATAGGTCCAATTTATGCCTGGCATCAGCAGTGTCGATGCGCCGGTTTCATCGCCGATTTCGAATTTTTCGTTGTGATAGGTCAGCGATAGTGTTTCCAGTACGTGCCCACGTGCGTTCGTGCGATTGACCGCGAGTTGCCGGATTTCGGTATCGGCGGTGCGTGTCGTGTTTTCGGAGTAGCCGGCGGTGAAGCCGAGCTGATCGGTGCGCGGGTTGCGTATCGGAATGAAATAGCCGGTGGTGATGCTGCGTTCGATTCCTGAGTTGTGTACGTCGGCGCGTACATGGTGACCGTCGGCATTGAGATAGCGCCGTTCCCAGCCGGCTTGAACGCGCGCGTCGGTGTCGGTTCCGTAACCCAAACCAAACGTGTATTTGTCGGGCCGGCGCGCGGTCAGGTGTACCGTCACCGGGATCGAGTGATCTTTCGCCAACAGCGGATCGGCGTTCATCTCGACATCGCTGAAGTACTCGCTACTGAGCAGTGCCTGTTGTAGCTCGAGCAGCGCCTCGGCGGAATAGTAGTCGCCCGGCTGAATGCGGATGTAGCGTTGCAGCAGTTCGGGGTTCAGGATTTGCTGTTCGACGTTGATCTCGCCGAAGCGATAGCGCCCACCGGTGTCGATATGCAGATAAATATCGGCGTGGTAGTCGGCGAGATCGATGCGCATTTCACTGCGCGTGAAGCGCATGTCGAAGTAACCGCGTTCGGCCGCTACCGTCTGTAGTTCGTGCTTGGTGTCGTCGTAGTCGCGTTGATTGAGCGGCTCGTTCAGTTGCAGCGGGAAATTGTCGATAATAATTTCGAATTCGGGATCGGTGCGGCCGTCGCCGTCGATCTGAACATCGACCGTCTTCACCGGAATCGGCCTGCCGGGCTCGATACGGTAGCGTGCGATCCAACCGTTCTCGTCGTGCTCCAAGCTCGATTCAACGCGCGCGCGATAGTAGCCGAATGGCTGCAGCGCGGTCGTGATTTCGCTCACCGCTTGCTCGTGCAAGCGGCGAATGCGGGCGACCGACAGCTCGCGCTCGCGTTCTTGATGCAGTGTCAGCGACGCCAGTACATTATCGCGCGGCTCGTCGGTGATACCTTCGACGGAAATCGTGACCTTATCGGCCCAAACGGTGCTCGATAATAAGAACAGTAAAATACCGGCAGCGAGCCGTGTCGCGAACGATTGTTGTTGTAGGTGTAGCATCTATTGGCCGATGACAGCGAGTTGCGGGCATAATACCGAAAAGCCGCAACGCGTTAGGAGCAACTTTGACACAACAACAGACGCGCTGGGGACATCGCCTGGCGCAGTGGCTGGCGACCGGTTTCGGTGTCGGCTACATCGGTTTCGCGCCGGGCACGTTCGGCACATTGGTCGCTCTCCCGCTCTATCTACTCGTGCGCGAGTTGCCGCCACCGGCGTACGTCGCCGTGGTCGCGGCACTCTTCGCGTTGGGTGTTTGGATTTGTCAGATCGCCGAACGACAGTTCGGCCGACCCGACCATTCGGCAATCGTTTGGGACGAGATCGTCGGTTATTTGGTCACGATGTTTCTCGCGCCGTCGGGCATGTTATGGATCGTCGCTGGTTTTGTATTATTCCGCTTGTTCGACATCTGGAAACCGTTTCCGATCCGTCGCCTCGAGCATGTTGTGCCCGGCGGCTGGGGCGTAATGGCAGACGACGTGCTCGCCGGCATTTATGCCGCTGTGATGCTGCGGGTTTTAGCGATGTTGCTGGCGACGCGGCAACTTTCCTAGCGGCGCTAACCCCAAACCCGAAGGAACAGATCAACCGCTGATGGATATCGTCGTGTTGCTGCTGATCGGCGCCGTCGCCGGCGTTATGGCCGGATTACTCGGTATCGGCGGTGGTGTGATCGTTGTGCCGGCCCTGGCGTTCTTGTTCGAGCGCCAGGGCGTGAGCCCGGCCGTGGTAATGCAGATGGCGATCGGCACGTCGTTGGCGGCAATCGTCTTTACATCGTTGTCGTCGATTCGCGCACATCACGCGCGCGGCGCGGTTCGGTGGCCGGCGTTCTGGCAGCTGCTGCCGGGAATACTGATCGGCGGTTTAGTCGGTGCCGCCATCGCCCATGGATTGTCGGGCAAGATGCTCAAGGTGCTGTTCGGTGGGTTCATTCTATTGGTGGCGTTGCAGCTGGCGTGGAAACTGGCGCCGGTGCCGCATCGGCCGCTGCCGGGGCGGCCGCTGATGTTGGGTTGGGGCGGGTTGATCGGTGCGTTGTCGTCGTTGTTCGGTATCGGCGGCGGAACGATTTCGGTGCCGTTTCTGATGTGGTGCAGCGTGCCGACGGTGCAAGCGATTGCGACCGCCGCCGCTATCGGGTTGCCGATCGCGCTCGCTGGAACTGCCGGTTATGTGTTGACCGGATGGAACGTTGCCGAGCTGCCGCCGGGAAGTTTGGGTTACGTGGCGCTGATGCCGATGTTGGCGCTAGCGGCGGCGAGTGTTTTGTTTGCGCCGCTCGGCGCGCGGCTGGCGCATCGACTGCAGCAGCTGACCTTGCGGCGAATCTTCGCGTTATTCTTGACGGCCGTCGGCTTGCGGCTGCTGTTGAGCTGAGCTAGTTCGACGCTTCGTCGGAGAGGACGCCGTAGCTTCGCAAAATCTCGAGCCCTTTGACCGCCTGCTCATGTCCTTGCGCGGCCGACATCTGCCACCAGTGTGCCGCCTCTAACAGATTTTGCGGTTCGCCTTCGCCGGTGGCGGCGAGTACACCGAGCTGAAACTGAGCCGCGGCGTCGCCGCCGTCGGCGGCGCGCTGCCACCAATCGCGCGCCTTGCTAATGTCCTTGTCGACGCCCTGACCGTGGGCGTAGAGCAGGCCGAGATTGAATTGTGCACCGACATGGCCGTGTTCCGCGGCTTCTTCCCACCAATAAATGGCGCGCGCGAGATTGACCGGGG
The sequence above is drawn from the Gammaproteobacteria bacterium genome and encodes:
- a CDS encoding sulfite exporter TauE/SafE family protein encodes the protein MDIVVLLLIGAVAGVMAGLLGIGGGVIVVPALAFLFERQGVSPAVVMQMAIGTSLAAIVFTSLSSIRAHHARGAVRWPAFWQLLPGILIGGLVGAAIAHGLSGKMLKVLFGGFILLVALQLAWKLAPVPHRPLPGRPLMLGWGGLIGALSSLFGIGGGTISVPFLMWCSVPTVQAIATAAAIGLPIALAGTAGYVLTGWNVAELPPGSLGYVALMPMLALAAASVLFAPLGARLAHRLQQLTLRRIFALFLTAVGLRLLLS
- a CDS encoding translocation/assembly module TamB domain-containing protein; translated protein: MKRKAVWLMLGAIVAGLLGVLGAAIWLLMTESGLQWTYATLRTRLPGTLELRALAGRLAGPLTIDGLHYRDTSVNVEVEHATLNWSPLALLVGRVQLGELTVNGVRISLAPTADKSSAPPSLSLPVSVRLQNATLRDIEVRRGDAVYRLQSIALATHINNTRMRIDHLTVDADMFAVSAQGTLGLAADNERLTVDWRVNLDGHPPLAGHGDITGRLADLSLTQQLTQPIAADVHLKLKDALTALRWQAEAKVPAFDWQRLQPDGMTATLGLTLAASGDRDNFKADGTLQARPADLPETRGRFRLHGAMTQEIIVDELALQLPSTKTTVTAQGRWQLPKQALDAHLQWHQLSWPLTDAPVISSPDGRLDISGTLANYRLSLNAKTNGAQLPDAHWQATGSGDRAHIGFDAVAVDILGGSVNGTAQLAWSPQLQWSAQLQGQSLNPAVTWPEWPGMLALTAQLAGDHDEIRGTVQQLRGTLRNRPVTGEARVTRRDDRYPDVALKLKSGDATVDVNGSIGNNWDLAWRVHAPELGAALPRASGRLDGNGHVGGTRATPYIEAKLNGSGLAYGQTRTEKIDIDTAIDLSDRVRSYLKLNATGLSVAGRDVDRLSVDGDGKLTQHTLTISAHAAEVTLNAQLNGRYADTVWNGALSDSTLHIGTEDWKLVNRAPLLLSAERIKLDESCWQLAAARVCTHVDRNDTGTELGLIAERMPLALFNPLMRTPIGLAGSASGRAQARIDANDRIKTDARFDFGPGSVTYLAAGATLAYERAHLDLTINDNGLRTNAEFALANGDGGSASVALPKFSIDGGDQPVEGKFSLALRTLAPFAALFPELEDLHGNLHADLTLLGTLARPRVRGQATLADASARLPTIGIHVDDTQLTATPLANGNIQLNGHASSGGGTLGLSGLITLKSGLDWQTDLRIAGARFLTADLPEAKVYVSPDLRFVLTPNAVKATGDVHIPEARFTLSGKKSEDAVTVSHDVVIVNAPTQVQAQVPARDPLPVTAEVHVTLGDKVSFDGFGLHAMITGSVVAIDAPGQLTTARGELRVTEGKYEAFGEKLDLERGRLLFVGPVDNPGIDARAVRVIDDTNTITVGVEVQGTLQTPELKLFSDPSMSQTDTLSYLLFGKPATGADAGEGRAIAAATRALKLSGGARVAQWLGERFGIDEVDVESSNTSEEAALVLGKRLSPRLYINYSIGLFGQANIFRIRYKLNSNWSLEAQSGTVSGGDVLYEIER
- a CDS encoding L,D-transpeptidase family protein, whose amino-acid sequence is MFTRRKVFVAGTALATILFSGGSVRGSALSLRNQRRGGYTVSERLTQYGPIVESRLRRAFESAGLSYPPHELAYIAFKDSRRFEVYGRMSPVQRWRFVKAYPIRAASGKLGPKLAEGDNQVPEGSYRAAYLNPNSQFHLSIRVNYPNEYDRHVAKADGRTRLGGDIMIHGNAVSIGCLAVGDQAAEDLFVLAALASPERVRVIISPTDFRLASASVPVAGPPWIGDLYVAIRAELQQFQRKP
- a CDS encoding phosphatidylglycerophosphatase A; this translates as MTQQQTRWGHRLAQWLATGFGVGYIGFAPGTFGTLVALPLYLLVRELPPPAYVAVVAALFALGVWICQIAERQFGRPDHSAIVWDEIVGYLVTMFLAPSGMLWIVAGFVLFRLFDIWKPFPIRRLEHVVPGGWGVMADDVLAGIYAAVMLRVLAMLLATRQLS
- a CDS encoding outer membrane protein assembly factor produces the protein MLHLQQQSFATRLAAGILLFLLSSTVWADKVTISVEGITDEPRDNVLASLTLHQERERELSVARIRRLHEQAVSEITTALQPFGYYRARVESSLEHDENGWIARYRIEPGRPIPVKTVDVQIDGDGRTDPEFEIIIDNFPLQLNEPLNQRDYDDTKHELQTVAAERGYFDMRFTRSEMRIDLADYHADIYLHIDTGGRYRFGEINVEQQILNPELLQRYIRIQPGDYYSAEALLELQQALLSSEYFSDVEMNADPLLAKDHSIPVTVHLTARRPDKYTFGLGYGTDTDARVQAGWERRYLNADGHHVRADVHNSGIERSITTGYFIPIRNPRTDQLGFTAGYSENTTRTADTEIRQLAVNRTNARGHVLETLSLTYHNEKFEIGDETGASTLLMPGINWTYFWGDERVFTRRGARATLDLRGASSHFVSDISLLQSRLGAKIIRPVGDSSRFIVRGDVGHTRLAATHELPASLRFFSGGDVSVRGYAYNSRGPTDDNGNVVGGRNLLVGSVEYEQHITGKWAAAVFYDVGNAVNNFSDPLDKGAGIGVRWRSPIGQIRVDVASAISEPDKPLRLHIYLGPDL